A genomic window from Elaeis guineensis isolate ETL-2024a chromosome 3, EG11, whole genome shotgun sequence includes:
- the LOC105040529 gene encoding small ribosomal subunit protein eS24z: MADSKAVTIRTRKFMTNRLLSRKQFVIDVLHPGRANVCKAELKEKLASLYEVKDPNAIFVFKFRTHFGGGKSTGFGLIYDNVEAAKKYEPKYRLIRNGLATKVEKSRKQMKERKNRAKKIRGVKKTKAGDAAKAGKKR; encoded by the exons atggcgGATTCGAAAGCGGTCACGATCAGAACCAGGAAATTTATGACCAATAGGCTTCTCTCCAGGAAGCAATTC GTCATTGATGTCCTTCACCCGGGGAGGGCGAACGTTTGTAAG GCGGAATTGAAGGAGAAACTGGCTAGTCTGTACGAGGTGAAGGATCCGAACGCGATCTTTGTGTTCAAGTTCCGGACGCACTTCGGAGGAGGCAAATCTACTGGCTTCGGCCTCATCTATGACAACGTCGAGGCTGCCAAGAAGTACGAGCCCAAGTACCGGCTTATCAGG AATGGGCTTGCCACAAAGGTTGAAAAGTCAAGGAAGCAGATGAAGGAAAGGAAGAATAGGGCAAAAAAGATTCGTGGCGTGAAGAAG ACAAAGGCTGGGGACGCTGCCAAGGCTGGGAAGAAAAGATGA